TAACCTTAACCAAGAATTATAAAAAGTAATACTAAAATAAAAACTATGAACCGACAAAATTTTTATACGTTTCTGCAAAAACATATTCTTCTTATGATAGGGCTTTCCCTGTTGCCCGGCCTGGCCTATATAGGATTGGCATGGCTTAACGGTATTGCCATGCCTGCACTTGTGTGGTATGGTTTGATGCTGCTTGTTTCCTGGTGGGGTTGGTCTTTGTATAAAGAGTACAGACCTGAACAGATGTCATCCGGAGATCTGAAGAACTGGTATCTGAAACTGATGGTTTTTTTCTATATTATTTTTGCATTGTGGAGTCTGATCTTCGTACTTTATGCCAATGAGGTCGAAAGCAGACTGCACTATATCGCCATATTTACCCAGTTGGGTGCTGCGGTTGTGGCTTCAACCCTGTTGATCTCGGACAAACGGCTCTTTTTCCCTGTGCTTGTGATCCTGATGCTGCCGCTGGTGATCTATTTTTCACTGATAGGGGAGTGGTATGGTTATGTCCTCTCCATTTTTTCTCTGATATTGTGGGGTGTACTGTTGTATGCTTCCGACAAGAGTTACCAAATGCTGCAGAAGAACTACTATCAGGCGCAGCATGATGCGCTCACCGGCCTTTTCAACCGCCGTTATTTCGTAGACTATATGGACCACCTGATCAAAAGAGTACAGTATTCCCAAAAATTCGCCTATATCCTCCTGATCGATCTGGACCACTTCAAGACCATCAATGATACACTCGGGCATGAGATCGGTGACAAAGTCCTCATAGAAGTGGCCAGGCGTATCAAGGATTTTTGCGGAAAGGATCATCTTATCTCCCGTCTCGGCGGGGATGAGTTCACCATTATCAGCGAAGAGTTCGAGTATATGGAACACTGCCGTGAGATCTCGCATACCTTTGCCAAGAAACTGCTTCAACGTTTGAAAGAACCCTACCTGATCGAGCGCCATCATCTCTATCTGAGTGCCAGTATCGGAGTGAACGGGATAGGACATAAATCTTCGGAAGCAAGACATTTCATCAAAGAAGCCGATATCGCCATGTATGAGGCAAAAGCTCAGGGACGTGACGGTATCATCGTTTTCAATGAGGCTTTGGCAAAGAGGGTAGAGTACCATCTTGAACTGGAGAGAAGACTCTATTTCGCGCTGGAACACAATGAGATAGACCTACGCTACCAACCGCAGATGAACAGTAGCAAAGAGCTTGTCGGATGTGAAGTGCTGGTACGCTGGAGAAATGACAAGTTCGGATTCGTACCGCCTGCCGAATTTATCGGTATCGCGGAAAAGACCGGGCTTATCATAGAGTTGGGACATTACATTATGGAAGAGTCCTTCAAAACCTTGCAGACGTGGGATGCACAGGGTATAGAACTGGAACAGTTCTCCATCAACCTCAGTGTACGCCAGTTTTTCAATTCGGACTTTTTGAACCAGGTGGAAGCACTTGCAGAGAAATATCTCAGTGACAGGACCAGAAAGAAGGTCGTGTTTGAAGTGACCGAGACGATACTGATCGAAGATATGTACAAGATCATTGCGATCATGAACAAACTCAGACGTATCGGGATCTCCTTCTCATTGGATGATTTCGGTACAGGGTACTCCTCTTTGAGCTCCCTGCGCCAGATGCCCATCGATGAGCTGAAGGTGGACCGTACCTTTGTCAGCCACATCAACAAGTACGAATCGGACAAACTGATGATCACCACGATCCTGGCGATGGCAAAGATATTCAATCTTAAAACAGTGGCCGAGGGGGTGGAGAACGAAGAGCAGTTCGAATTCCTTAAAAGTAACGGCTGTAATCTCTTCCAGGGCTTCTACTTTTCCAAAGCACTTGAACATCGGGCTTTTGAAACCTTTTATCTGAACAACAGAGAGCAGCGCCAGATAGAGATGAATGAGGAGGAGTAGCAATGCAGGTCATGATGGGGCTCATGGGAATCCTTGTACTCCTTGCCATCGCTGTACTCTTCTCGAACAACCGCCGGGCGATCAGCCTTCGTACCGTTGGCGGAGCCCTGCTGCTTCAATCTTTTGTACCTGCATTTGTCTTGCTGACCGATTCTGGAGCGGCAGTGCTCAAAAGTATCTCTGCCGGGGTACAGACCGTTATTGACTCTGCCAATGCCGGTATCTCTTTTCTTTTCGGGCCTCTGGTCAGCGATAAGATGTTCGAGGTCTTCTCCGGCAACGGCTTCATCTTTGCCTTAAAAGTCCTTCCTGTCATCATCTTCTTCGCTGCGCTGATGTCGGTGCTCTACCATCTCAATATCATGCAGTGGGTCATCAAGGTCTTTGGCGGCGGTCTGCACAAAATGCTTGGAACGAGCAGGACGGAGTCCATGTCCGCTGCTGCAAACATTTTCGTGGGGCAGACAGAGGCACCGCTGGTCGTCAAGCCATATATCGCTTCCATGACACGTTCCGAACTCTTTGCGATCATGGCAGGGGGGCTTGCTTCCGTAGCAGGAGCTGTACTGGTGGGGTATGCTTCCATGGGGATAGAGCTTGACTACCTGATAGCCGCTTCATTCATGGCTGCACCGGGTGGTCTTCTGATGGCCAAGATACTGATACCCGAAACGGAAAAGCCCGATGAGGTCTTTGAAGAACAGATCGTCGAAGAGATGGAAGAGGAGGCAGAAGCGGTCAATGTGCTCGATGCTGCAGCCATCGGTGCCTCTTCCGGGTTGAAACTGGCAGCCAATGTCGGTGCGATGCTTCTGGCCTTCATTGCACTCATAGCACTGCTTAACCTGATGCTTGGCGGCATCGGTGGGTGGTTCGGGCATGGAGAGATCACGATGCAGATGATACTTGGATATCTTTTTGCACCGATTGCCTACATTATCGGTATTCCCTGGAGTGAAGCGGTACAGGCAGGCAGTCTGCTGGGGCAAAAACTGGTCATCAACGAGTTCGTAGCCTATATCGACTTCATCAATATGAAAGATATATTCAGTGAACATTCCAAAGCGATCATCACCGTGGCACTCTGCGGTTTTGCAAATCTCTCCTCCATAGCCATTCTTCTGGGCGGTCTGGGAGTCCTGGCACCCAGCAGAAGGCAGGATATTGCAAAACTCGGACTCAAAGCGGTGTTGGCAGGAACACTTTCAAATTTCATGTCAGCGACGCTGGTAGGGATCTTCCTAAGCCTGTCAGGCTCAGCACTTTAAAGGAGAGATAATGACAGCATTACAGCATGCAGCAAAAGAGGCAATAGCCCTGATGGACCTGACCACGCTCAATGAGGACGATACTGAGGAAAAGGTGATCAAGCTCTGCCGTCAGGCACATACCGCAGCAGGCGATACGGCAGCGGTCTGCATCTACCCGCGTTTTGTTCCTGTGGCAAAAAAGACCCTGCAGGAACAGGGTACACCGCATATCAGAGTGGCGACCGTGACCAATTTCCCCCATGGAGGCGATGATGTCATGGCTGCAGTAACGGAGACCAAAGCAGCCGTGGCCTGCGGAGCGGATGAGGTCGATGTGGTCTTCCCCTACAGGGCACTCATGAGCGGTAACGAAACCGTCGGTTATACACTGGTGAAGGCATGTAAAGAAGCCTGCGGGGATGTGCTGCTAAAAGTCATTATAGAATCCGGGGAACTCAAAAGTCCTGAGCTTATTCAAAAAGCATCCGAGGTCTGCATCGATGCGGGTGCGGATTTCATAAAGACTTCTACAGGAAAGGTACCTGTTAATGCTACACTGGAAGCGGCAGAGATCATGTTGAAGGTGATCGAGAAGAAAAACAGAAATACAGGTTTCAAAGCTGCAGGCGGAGTGAGAGATGCCCAAACGGCCAAAGCCTACATTGACCTTGCAAAAGAGATATTGGGCGAGGAGTGGGTGAATGCAAGCCATTTCCGTTTTGGTGCCTCCAGCCTTCTGAACGCTCTTTTGGCCGTTTTGGACCTTGGAAGCGAAACAGAGAGTGAAGGATACTGATGAGACGTACGGTCATACTGCTCCTGGATTCATTCGGGCTTGGCGGTGCGGAAGATGCTGACAGGTTCGTAGGAGAGACGGCAGAAGGAGAAACGTTCACTGATATGTTCTCCAATACGCTTGGGCATATTGCCCAGGCATGTTTTGAAGGAAAGGCAGAAAAGGGGCGCAGCGGTCCCCTGGACATTTCCAGTCTGAATAGACTCGGGATTGGTCGTGCCTGTCTTGAGAGTTCTGGTTTCTTCCCTCCCGGACTGGATGAATCGGTGGAGCCTGTGGCTGCCTATGGCTATGCCAAAGAACGTTCTACGGGGAAAGATACCACAAGCGGGCACTGGGAGATCACCGGTGTGCCGGTTAAGTTCGAATGGGGTTACTTTAAGGACAAACAAAACAGTTTTCCTCCTGAACTGCTCGACGAGCTCATAGAGCGGGGAGGGATTCCCGGTGTGCTTGGAAACTGCCACGCTTCGGGTACGACGATCCTGCAGGAGCTTGGCGAAGAGCATATGGCTACGGGCAAACCCATTGTCTATACCTCTGCGGATTCCGTCTTCCAGATCGCCTGCCATGAAGAGACCTTCGGTCTGGAGCGGCTCTATGAGCTCTGCATTCTTGCACGTGAATTGGTGGACAAATACAATATTGCCAGAGTGATCGCGCGGCCTTTCATCGGTACAGATAAAAGCAATTTCAAACGTACAGGGAACCGGCATGACTATTCCGTACCTCCACCGAAGCCTACACTGCTTGAGAAAATGAAAGAGGTAGGAGGAGAGGTCGTAAGCGTTGGGAAGATCTCCGATATCTTCGCGACACAGGGTATTACCAAAGCAGTCAAGGCAACCGGTCTTGAAGTACTCTTCGATGCAAGTTTGGAGGCACTGAATGAGGCGGGAGACCAGACGATCATCTTTACCAACTTCGTGAATTTCGATGCCGATTTTGGGCATAGACGTGATGTTTCGGGCTATGCTGCCGCATTGGAATATTTTGACAGGCGTTTGCCGGAGATGATCCTCTCGCTTGAAGATGACGACCTGCTCGTGCTGACCGCGGACCACGGCTGCGACCCGACATGGAAGGGAACGGACCATACGCGTGAACATATTCCTGTCATCTTCTACGGAAAGCATGTCAAAGCCGGTTTTGTAGGCGGGCGGGAGAGTTTTGCTGACATAGGCCAGACCATCGCAGAATATCACGGACTTGAACCCCTGGATGCAGGAGAGAGTTTTTACTCAGAGATCAAATTATAAGGAGAAGAGAATGGCTACACCACATATCAATGCAGAACGGGGAGATTTTGCCAGGACGGTCCTGCTTCCCGGAGACCCGCTGAGGGCCAAATACATTGCCGATACTTTTCTGGAAGATGTCCGACAGGTGAACGATGTTCGCAATATGCTGGGTTTTACCGGAACCTACAAAGGCAAAGAGGTCTCCGTGATGGGATCGGGAATGGGGATCCCCTCTTGTTCCATCTATGCCAAAGAGCTCATTACCGAGTTCGGGGTGGAGAACATCATTCGTGTGGGAAGCTGCGGTGCGGTGAGTCCGGAGGTGAAAGTGCGTGATGTCATCATCGGTATGGGGGCTTCCACCGATTCCAAGGTGAACCGTATGCGTTTTGCCGGCCATGATTTTGCAGCACTGGCCGACTACGGACTGCTTCGCAAAGCGGTCGATGCAGCCGATGCAGCCGGCATCAATGTTAAGGTCGGCAATATCTTCTCGGCCGATCTGTTCTACACGCCTGCACCCGAAATGTTCGATACGATGGAAAAGTACAATATCCTCGGTGTGGAGATGGAAGCGGCAGGTCTCTACGGTGTGGCTGCAGAGTTTGGTGCCAAAGCATTGGCCATACTGACCGTCTCAGACCATATCAGAACAGGGGAGGTCACGACATCCGAGGAACGGCAGAGTTCGTTCAACGAGATGATTGTCGTGGCGCTCGATTCACTTCTGGACCAATAGGGATCGGGGATGAAAAGAGGATCACTGCATGCACTCATAGCCGTTTTCCTGCTCCTGTCGCTGCCGCTTCAGGCGGAAGACCCGGAAGTGATGCACCAGCTCTCTGAAGTACATGAAACGGGAAAAAAAGTGAAGAGTAAAGAATTCCTTACACCCAACTACATCTTCTGGGATATTTCCATGAACTATCTGGACTGGAGCAGCGGTACGGAACAGCGGGCGAAAGGAAAAACGGATTTCTCCGATTTCGTCTATCTGGAGCTTGAAGGCGGTGCAGGCTGGGACTGGGGAGAGTTCTACTTTTTTGCAGACCTGGAGAACCCGACGAAAAGCTGGGATAATGTGCCCACAGATGACAGGCGTGTTGTTATAAAACCTATTCTCGATGTCAAACTTGGAGAGACAGGTCTCTATATTCATTTGCAAGACTATTTCCTGAAATCGAAGACCTTCTTTGTAAACAATCTTGTACCCGGTATTGCATACAAATACAGTATTGAGTGTTTCTGGATACGTCCGTTCATCGGCCCGCATTTTCAGGAGAGTACCTTTTATGACGGCTTCAACGGCTGGATGGCCGGATGGGTCTTCGCATATGATTTCAGGATATCCGGGCAGAAATTCTCTCTGACCAACTGGCATGAATTTGAATGGGGACGTGATGAAGAGCACTACCTCTATGAGGGTGAGCCGGTCGGTGACGGGCGCAGTCACGGTGTACAGGGTGCGCTTGCACTATGGTGGATGCCCATAAAAGAGATCACGGCAGGGGTACAGTACCGCTACAACAATTACAAACTGGGGCTGGATGCGTATGCGACCGCGCTGATCTATTCGCTCAAATATAATTTTTAAGGGGAAACGACATGTATTTACCGCAGGAGATCATCAGAAGAAAACGTGACGGCAAAGTACTGAGTGCCGAAGAGATCGCATTTTTTGTCAAGGGGATCGCCGATGAGAGTATCTCCGAAGGGCAGGTGGCAGCCTTTGCCATGGCGGTCTATTTTCAGGATATGAATATGGATGAACGTGTGGCACTGGCCATGGGAATGCGCGATTCGGGTACGGTACTGGAGTGGGACTCTCTCGGCCTGGACGGTCCTGTGGTGGACAAACACTCCACGGGCGGTGTAGGAGATGTGGTCTCCCTGATGCTCGGGCCGATGGTGGCAGCCTGCGGCGGATATGTACCGATGATCTCTGGCAGGGGACTGGGGCATACCGGCGGTACGCTTGACAAGTTCGATGCCATTCCAGGCTACAACACTTCGCCGGACAATGCATTGTTCAGAAAGGTGGTCAAAGAGGTTGGTGTGGCGATCATCGGCCAGACGGGCGATCTCGCCCCTGCGGACAAACGTTTCTACAGCATACGCGATGTGACGGCGACGGTGGAGTCCATACCGCTCATTACCGCTTCCATCCTCTCCAAGAAACTGGCTGCGGGACTCGATGCCCTGGTGATGGATGTCAAAGCGGGAAGCGGTGCATTCATGCCGGATTATGAAGGTTCCAAAGCACTTGCACAGAGTATCGTGGCCGTGGCCAACGGGGCAGAATGCAGAACGACAGCGCTGATCACCAATATGGACCAGGTGCTTGCCTCGAGTGCCGGAAACGCAGTCGAAGTACGTGAAGCAGTGGAGTATCTGAACGGGACCTACCGAAATCTGCGCCTGCATGATGTGACCATGGCGCTGTGTACGGAGATGCTGCTGCTTGGCGGACTTGCCGCAGACGAGGTTGAGGCAAAAGCAAAACTGCAGGCGGTACTGGATAGCGGCAAAGCTGCAGAGGTATTTGCCAGGATGGTCACAGCCCTGGGCAGCCCGGCGGATTTTATGCAGAAGTATGATGGTTACCTTGAGAAAGCGGAGATCATCAGGCCGGTCTATGCTGTCAAAGAGGGGGTCGTTGCTTCCATGGATACACGCCGGATCGGGCTGGCCGTCGTGGCCATGGGTGGAGGGAGACGGAAACCTACGGACAGCATCGACTATGCCGTCGGATTCTCAGACTTCATTTCTTTGGGAGAGAGAGCGGATGAGAACAGGCCGCTTGCCATGGTGCATGCACGTACCGAAGCACAGTATGAAGAGTCAAAGGCACGATTGCTTGCAGCAATAAGCATCGAAGCAGAATGCCAGGCTTGCGAACCGATGGTCTTCGAAAAGATCACTCTGGAGGATCTGTCGTGATGAATCTTTTTTCCGAATTGAACAATCTGCTTGAGAATGCCTATGCCCCGTATTCAGGATTCCATGTGGCGTCCATTGTTGTTACAGAAGAGGGGAAGCACTACAAGGGTGTCAATGTGGAGTCCGTAGCTTATCCTACGACTATCTGTGCCGAAAGAAATGCCATTTTTTCAGCGGTCACAGAGGGGATCAGGCCCGGGGAGATCAAAGAGGTACACATTCTTGCAAGAAATGAAGAGGGCAGCTTCATTCCCGCTTTTCCCTGCGGTGCCTGCCGCCAGGTGATTGCCGAGCAGTCTCTCGGGAAAGCAAAGGTCTATGTCTATGCTTCCGCTTCGGAAGTTTCGGAACACACCATCGAGACACTCCTTCCGCATGCATTCATATCGTTGACATAGCCTCTTTTTCAGGCTCTTGACATTCTCATAGTTATATGATATTATTAAATAAAGTTGAGCCTTTAGCTATAAAGGTTCAGGAAAAGGAATCGAAATGACATATCATGAGAATATGAAATATTATAAAATATTAAAAGAGAAAGAACGCATAGTCTGTCTGCTCTGCCAGCACTACTGCCAGCTCAAAGAGGGGCAGGTGGGGATCTGCGGGGTCAACAAGAATGAAAATGGAGAACTGAAGAACCTTGTCTACGGCCATCCGGTGGCACTCAATGTCGACCCGGTCGAAAAGAAGCCGCTTTACCACCTGCTGCCGGGGACCAAAGCGCTTTCCTTCGGAACGGTAGGGTGTAACTTCAAGTGTCCTTTCTGCCAGAACTGGGATATTTCCCAGGAGACGCATATCAACAAACAGATAGAAGTGAGTCCTGAGCGTATGGTAGACCTTGCCTTTGAACACGGGGCTGCTTCCATTGCCTATACCTACAATGAACCCACCATCTTCTACCCCTATGCCAAAGATATCGGTGTGATTGCCAGAGAAAGAGGGCTGAAGAACATCTTCGTAAGCAACGGGTTCGAGTCCAAAGAGATCGTCGAAGATATGCCGAGCTGGCTCGATGCAGCCAATATCGACCTGAAGAGCTGGGATGATGCCTACTACAAAAAGGTCCTCAAAGGCGGGCTTGAAGGGGTGAAGGACACACTCAGAAGAATGGTTGGTGAGGGTATCTGGGTCGAAGTGACCACGCTGATCATTCCCGGAGAGAATGACAGTGACGAAGACTTGAGAGGGATGGCGGAATTCATTGCCAATGAGCTTGGCAGACATGTACCGTGGCATCTGAGTGCCTTCCATCCCGACTACAAGATGCTTGACAAAGAGCGTACGAAGCTCGATACACTGATGCGCGCCAAGAAGATCGGTCAGGAAGCCGGGCTGGAATACATCTATCTTGGAAATGTACCGGTCCACGGCGATACACACTGTCCGGACTGCGGCGAACTGCTGATAGATAGAACGGGGTATTCGGTGACGGTCAACAAGCTGGTGGACGGGCACTGTCCGAAATGTAACAGAGAAATTGAAGGAGTATGGTCATGAGTACAAGAGAAACAGCGGTAGCCGGACAGTTCTATCCGTCCGATGCCAGTGAGATCAAAGCGATGTTCGAACACTATAACAGGATCATCGAGGAGCATCTTCAGAATGAAGAGCTGCTGCATATGAGACCACGAGCGGTCATCGTACCGCATGCCGGATATGTCTATTCGGCATTCACGGCCAATATCGCCATGCGGCTTCTGGGGAATACAGAGGCCAAAAGGGTCGTGGTGATCGGCCCGAGCCATCGTGTCTTTCTGAAAGGAACGAGTATTTCAGATTATGACAGTTACAATACGCCTCTGGGGGCACTGCCTGTCGACAGGGAACTGGTGCATGAACTCAAAAGCCGCTTCGGCCTGCAGTTCATCCCCGATGCCCACCATGAACACAGTACGGAAGTACAGATGCCCTTCGTCAAGACCTATGACACGGATGCATCGGTCGTTGAACTGGTATATGGAGAAGAGGATCCAGCCAGACTGGCCGAGGTGATCGACTATCTGCTGGACGATCCAGCTACGGTGGTGGTCATCTCTACCGACCTGAGCCATTACTATGACATCAAAAAGGCAGAACGGCTTGACAGTATCTGCATGGATGCGGTGCAGAAACTCGATGTGCATGAGCTGCATCAGGGATGCGAGGCGTGTGGGAAGATCGGAGTAGAGGCAATGCTCCTGACTGCCCAGAAGCGTGGATTGAAGCCGATCCTTCTGGATTACAGGACAAGTGCGGATGCCAGCGGTGACACGGCACAGGTCGTAGGCTATATGAGCGCAGCCTTTTTGGGAGAATAAGGAGGAATGAAATGAAAGATATAGAGACATTGATCGACAGTATGATCCTGAACGATGCGCTGCGTACACCGCGTATCATGGAAGCATTCAAAGAGGTGGACAGAAAATATTTCGTTCCCGAATCATTCGGGGAATACATCTATGTGGATGCTCCGCTGCCCATAGGCGAGGACCAGACGATCTCCCAGCCTTCCACAGTCTCCTTTATGCTCGAACTTCTGGAACCCGGAGAGGGAGACAAGATACTCGATATCGGTTCAGGGTCCGGATGGACAACGGCACTGTTGTGCCATATTGTAGGCGAGACGGGCAGTGTAGAAGGATTGGAAAGGAAAGAGGTATTGGTGGAAAAGGGCAGGGAGAATCTTGCCAAATTCAAATTCGGTCCCCGCTGCAGCATCGATAAAGCGGGTGAGGCACTGGGAAGACCAGGTGAAACATTCGACAGGATACTGGTCTCAGCCAGCAGCGACGAGATACCCGAAGTGCTTTTTGAACAGCTCAAACCCGGGGGTATTCTGGTCATTCCGGTAAGGAACTCCATCTTCCGTTTCAGAAAGTCGTCTGACGGCCGTATCACCAAAGAGGAGTACCCCGGATTCAGGTTCGTACCGCTGATCTATTAGACACTTACTTAACCGCTTCCGCAATGAGGGAAATGGCCACACCGTAGTTGGCGGAGTTGTTGTAGCGTGTGAGCACCCTGAAATTCCGGGTCCCCAGCCAGAGGTCATCATGTGTATTGTTGCGTGTCTTGACGAGGTAGGCCTGGTTCCACGGGAAAGGCCGTGAAGGGGTCACACCTGCTTTTCTGATACTCTTCATGGAGAGCATGCGTTTATGGGAAGTACGAAGTCGCGTGAAGCGTTTACCCCTGTATCTTGCCGGTATGACCGCAGGCATCCCCTTTTTCCATTTGTTCTTGTGCATGAAGCTGGCAATGGAGCCTATGCAGTCCTCTATGTCCCATACACTGGCACCGTCCCCGTCGAAGTCCTTGTTGAAACGGCGTGCTACCGAGGGGACCTGCTGAACACAGCCCATGGCACCGGCAAATGAGCCCTGCAGCTTCGTAATATCATACTTTTTCTCTCTGGCAAAAAGAAAGAGGTGTTTGAGCTCACTTTTGAAGAATTTCTGCATCCGGTTCCGGTGAAAGGCCAGGGTGGCAAGCGCATCGAGTACGTCATAGTCGCCCGTATAGTTCCCGAAACGGCTCTCTACGCCCAGAAAACCCACAATGTAGTCCATATCTACCCCATAGGTACGTTCGGCCTTTTTAAGGGTCCTGTAGTGCTTTCTTTTGAATGCTTTGGCCTCCCTAAAGGTCTCTGGATTGACCACATGCAGTTTGAAACGCTCCCAGCTTCCCACCGTGGTATTCTTTTTGAACTTTCCTGTATAGCGTGCCAGGGTATCCCTGTCGAGTTTTGCATGTCTGAAGACTTTGGTCAGGTAGGTTTCACTGAAGCTATAGCGGGTATGCATCATTCTGATGAAGCGCTGGACATCGGGTTTGGAGAGATAGTCGTATCGGACAGGCGGCCTGTCATCGTTCGCCGCAAGCAGCAATGGGAAGAGGGCGGTCAGTATCAGCAGTTTCAAAAGATTCATATGTTTCCTATATTATTTAGTATTAGATTACTCCAGCAGGTAAATACCTTAGTTTCTGATGCAGTGATTTCGTTCATAATCAAGGCAGATTTTT
The sequence above is drawn from the Sulfurovum riftiae genome and encodes:
- a CDS encoding protein-L-isoaspartate O-methyltransferase family protein, whose amino-acid sequence is MKDIETLIDSMILNDALRTPRIMEAFKEVDRKYFVPESFGEYIYVDAPLPIGEDQTISQPSTVSFMLELLEPGEGDKILDIGSGSGWTTALLCHIVGETGSVEGLERKEVLVEKGRENLAKFKFGPRCSIDKAGEALGRPGETFDRILVSASSDEIPEVLFEQLKPGGILVIPVRNSIFRFRKSSDGRITKEEYPGFRFVPLIY
- a CDS encoding lytic murein transglycosylase, with amino-acid sequence MNLLKLLILTALFPLLLAANDDRPPVRYDYLSKPDVQRFIRMMHTRYSFSETYLTKVFRHAKLDRDTLARYTGKFKKNTTVGSWERFKLHVVNPETFREAKAFKRKHYRTLKKAERTYGVDMDYIVGFLGVESRFGNYTGDYDVLDALATLAFHRNRMQKFFKSELKHLFLFAREKKYDITKLQGSFAGAMGCVQQVPSVARRFNKDFDGDGASVWDIEDCIGSIASFMHKNKWKKGMPAVIPARYRGKRFTRLRTSHKRMLSMKSIRKAGVTPSRPFPWNQAYLVKTRNNTHDDLWLGTRNFRVLTRYNNSANYGVAISLIAEAVK
- the amrB gene encoding AmmeMemoRadiSam system protein B — its product is MSTRETAVAGQFYPSDASEIKAMFEHYNRIIEEHLQNEELLHMRPRAVIVPHAGYVYSAFTANIAMRLLGNTEAKRVVVIGPSHRVFLKGTSISDYDSYNTPLGALPVDRELVHELKSRFGLQFIPDAHHEHSTEVQMPFVKTYDTDASVVELVYGEEDPARLAEVIDYLLDDPATVVVISTDLSHYYDIKKAERLDSICMDAVQKLDVHELHQGCEACGKIGVEAMLLTAQKRGLKPILLDYRTSADASGDTAQVVGYMSAAFLGE